The genomic stretch GGCAAAAATGccaagaaaataattttaaggATTAAAGCcattgtatcactataatttaaagaATAAAAATTGAATTACTCGTGGGGGTTAAGTGATTAAAAGATAAAGTTAGGAGGTAAAGAGATAATAACCCTAACAATATATCGTTTTGTTCTAATTGCAGTGGCTTGTCTCTATACAAAGGGAATATTACAATTGACTTCAAAGACTtctagaagaaaaaaaagatggaaTAATACGCCCAAAGAAATTGAATGTTTCTAGTCAAAATTCAATGCTCAGAGTACGCAGTTAGGACCAAATTCAAGAGTCTACGAAGAGTTTAGATGGTCCAGACCCTCGCAAAAGCTCTACTCAGAAAATAGTAAACTAAATTTATTCTTTCAATAAAGTTAAATAATCCTTTGTTTAAGTTGTATGAAACAAATTAAACCTATCAAAATCAAATGGAGAGAGTGTATTAAATaagaatatattaaaaaaaattaaaaattaactatATTTTTAAACTGGAACGTGAAttataatttaaaataaaaaaaataagattatCAAAATGAAATAAAGGGAATGTTACAATTGACTTAAAGACTTCTACAAGAAAGAAAGATAGAATAATGCGCCCAAGAAATTGAATGTTTCTTTGACTTACATGTGCGCGTAAACGTGTCGTCCAACTGCATTGCCGGAGTCCAAAAGTTCTTCCATTTTCCAAAAGTTTGCCGCAGTCAAAAGTCAATGCTCAGAGCCCGCGGTTAGGACGAAATTGAAGAGTCTACCAAGAGTTAGACGGTCCAGACCCTCGCAAAAGCTCTACTCAGAAAATTTGTTCAATTATATAAGAGATTCCGCTATGGTAATTGGTACATACTTTCAGCGAGCAACCTAGCTAATTGTGATCGACCCACTTCAGAAAATCTGCCATGGGCGAGAAAGAACAGGCTAAGCCTTTGGCTCCGGCATCCCACAGGATCCACGTAGAGGAAGGAGCTGAAGCTCAGTCCATGGAGACTAAAAAGTACAACAGGAGGAGGTGCATCAAATGCTGTGGCATCTCTACCGCCCTCATATTGATTCTAGCTGCGACCATGTTGGTGCTTGCTTTCACCGTATTTCGCGTTAAAAAACCCGTTTTGAAGATGAACTCCGTCAAGGTCGAAGGATTGGATGTTGCTATGGAGGCAAATTTTCGTCTGGGGACAAACGTGACACTTGTAGCAGATGTCTCGATGAAAAATCCGAACGTGGCCTCCTTCAAGTTAGATAATTCGACGACTTATCTTTTCTATGGTGGCAAGATGGTTGGGGAAGCCAAGACTCCGCCGGGGCATGCCAGGGCGAGGCGGACGATGCATATGAATATCACGGTGGATATTCTGGCAGATCAACTGCTGGATGTGCACCGGCTGTGGAGTGATCTGCAAGCAGGGGCTTTGCCTATGGGTAGCTACACAAGAATAAGTGGTAAAGTCAACATTTTAAACATCATTAAGAAGCACGTTGTTGTGAGAATGAATTGCACTATGACTGTTGATATCCACAGCCAGTCCATGAGGGATCAGGACTGCAAGAAACATGTTTCCTTCTAGATTGAGTACCGGTTAATTAATTaggatttta from Coffea eugenioides isolate CCC68of chromosome 8, Ceug_1.0, whole genome shotgun sequence encodes the following:
- the LOC113780908 gene encoding uncharacterized protein LOC113780908; its protein translation is MGEKEQAKPLAPASHRIHVEEGAEAQSMETKKYNRRRCIKCCGISTALILILAATMLVLAFTVFRVKKPVLKMNSVKVEGLDVAMEANFRLGTNVTLVADVSMKNPNVASFKLDNSTTYLFYGGKMVGEAKTPPGHARARRTMHMNITVDILADQLLDVHRLWSDLQAGALPMGSYTRISGKVNILNIIKKHVVVRMNCTMTVDIHSQSMRDQDCKKHVSF